The Anabas testudineus chromosome 11, fAnaTes1.2, whole genome shotgun sequence genome has a segment encoding these proteins:
- the fbxl2 gene encoding F-box/LRR-repeat protein 2 isoform X1, whose protein sequence is MNGITKGRFEQVFSNSEEAPINKKLPKELLLRIFSYLDVVTLCRCAQVSKAWNVLALDGSNWQKIDLFNFQTDIEGRVVENISKRCGGFLRQLSLRGCLSVGDASMKTFAQNCRNIEVLNLNGCTKITDSTCLSLSKFCSKLKHLDLTSCVSISNHSLKALSDGCRMLEMLNLSWCDQITRDGIEALARGCTGLRALFLRGCTQLDDGALKHLQKHCPELTTINMQSCTQITDEGLVSLCRGCHKLQILCVSGCSNITDASLTALGLNCPRLKILEAARCSHVTDAGFTVLARNCHELEKMDLEECILVTDNTLVQLSIHCPRLQALSLSHCELITDDGIRALSSSTCGQERLTVVELDNCPLITDVTLEHLKSCHRLERIELYDCQQVTRAGIKRIRAHLPEIKVHAYFAPVTPPPSVHGGGQRLCRCCIIL, encoded by the exons CAGGTGTTTTCAAACAGCGAGGAAGCCCCCATTAACAAGAAGCTCCCCAAAGAGCTTCTTCTTAG AATATTCTCCTATCTAGATGTGGTCACACTCTGTAGATGTGCCCAAGTATCCAAG GCGTGGAATGTCCTGGCCCTAGATGGCAGCAACTGGCAGAAAATCGACTTGTTCAACTTCCAGACAGACATAGAG GGGAGGGTGGTGGAGAACATTTCGAAGCGTTGTGGAGGCTTCTTGAGGCAGCTGAGCCTCAGGGGCTGCTTGAGTGTGGGAGATGCCTCCATGAA GACATTTGCTCAGAACTGCAGGAACATCGAAGTGTTGAACCTGAATGGCTGCACCAAGATCACAGACAGCACCTGCCTCAGTCTCAGCAAATTTTGTTCCAAACTCAAACACTTAGATCTCACCTCCTGTGTGTCCATCAGCAACCACTCCCTCAAGGCTCTCAG TGATGGCTGCAGAATGCTGGAGATGTTGAACCTGTCATGGTGTGACCAGATCACTCGTGATGGCATTGAGGCTCTGGCTAGAGGCTGCACTGGTTTACGAGCACTGTTCCTCAGAGGTTGTACACAG CTGGATGATGGCGCCTTGAAGCACCTTCAGAAACACTGCCCGGAACTCACCACCATCAATATGCAGTCTTGCACA CAAATTACAGATGAAGGCTTGGTCAGTCTGTGTCGAGGATGCCACAAGCTGCagatcctctgtgtgtctggCTGCAGTAACATCACTGATGCCTCCCTCACTGCACTGGGACTTAACTGTCCGCGACTCAA gATCCTTGAAGCTGCACGATGCTCACATGTTACAGATGCTGGGTTCACTGTATTGGCCAGG AACTGTCATGAGCTTGAAAAAATGGACTTAGAAGAATGTATTTTG GTGACAGATAACACCCTGGTTCAGCTGTCTATCCACTGCCCTCGCCTGCAAGCACTG TCCTTATCCCACTGCGAGCTAATCACAGACGATGGCATCAGAGCTCTGAGCAGCAGTACCTGTGGTCAAGAGCGCCTAACCGTGGTGGAGCTGGACAACTGCCCCCTCATCACTGACGTTACCCTGGAGCACCTGAAGAGCTGCCATCGTCTGGAGCGCATTGAGCTCTACGACTGTCAGCAAGTCACCAGGGCTGGCATCAAACGCATCCGG GCCCACCTTCCGGAGATCAAAGTTCATGCCTACTTTGCTCCAGTGACACCCCCTCCCTCTGTACATGGAGGTGGCCAGCGTCTGTGCCGCTGCTGCATCATCCTCTGA
- the fbxl2 gene encoding F-box/LRR-repeat protein 2 isoform X2: MNGITKGRFEVFSNSEEAPINKKLPKELLLRIFSYLDVVTLCRCAQVSKAWNVLALDGSNWQKIDLFNFQTDIEGRVVENISKRCGGFLRQLSLRGCLSVGDASMKTFAQNCRNIEVLNLNGCTKITDSTCLSLSKFCSKLKHLDLTSCVSISNHSLKALSDGCRMLEMLNLSWCDQITRDGIEALARGCTGLRALFLRGCTQLDDGALKHLQKHCPELTTINMQSCTQITDEGLVSLCRGCHKLQILCVSGCSNITDASLTALGLNCPRLKILEAARCSHVTDAGFTVLARNCHELEKMDLEECILVTDNTLVQLSIHCPRLQALSLSHCELITDDGIRALSSSTCGQERLTVVELDNCPLITDVTLEHLKSCHRLERIELYDCQQVTRAGIKRIRAHLPEIKVHAYFAPVTPPPSVHGGGQRLCRCCIIL; this comes from the exons GTGTTTTCAAACAGCGAGGAAGCCCCCATTAACAAGAAGCTCCCCAAAGAGCTTCTTCTTAG AATATTCTCCTATCTAGATGTGGTCACACTCTGTAGATGTGCCCAAGTATCCAAG GCGTGGAATGTCCTGGCCCTAGATGGCAGCAACTGGCAGAAAATCGACTTGTTCAACTTCCAGACAGACATAGAG GGGAGGGTGGTGGAGAACATTTCGAAGCGTTGTGGAGGCTTCTTGAGGCAGCTGAGCCTCAGGGGCTGCTTGAGTGTGGGAGATGCCTCCATGAA GACATTTGCTCAGAACTGCAGGAACATCGAAGTGTTGAACCTGAATGGCTGCACCAAGATCACAGACAGCACCTGCCTCAGTCTCAGCAAATTTTGTTCCAAACTCAAACACTTAGATCTCACCTCCTGTGTGTCCATCAGCAACCACTCCCTCAAGGCTCTCAG TGATGGCTGCAGAATGCTGGAGATGTTGAACCTGTCATGGTGTGACCAGATCACTCGTGATGGCATTGAGGCTCTGGCTAGAGGCTGCACTGGTTTACGAGCACTGTTCCTCAGAGGTTGTACACAG CTGGATGATGGCGCCTTGAAGCACCTTCAGAAACACTGCCCGGAACTCACCACCATCAATATGCAGTCTTGCACA CAAATTACAGATGAAGGCTTGGTCAGTCTGTGTCGAGGATGCCACAAGCTGCagatcctctgtgtgtctggCTGCAGTAACATCACTGATGCCTCCCTCACTGCACTGGGACTTAACTGTCCGCGACTCAA gATCCTTGAAGCTGCACGATGCTCACATGTTACAGATGCTGGGTTCACTGTATTGGCCAGG AACTGTCATGAGCTTGAAAAAATGGACTTAGAAGAATGTATTTTG GTGACAGATAACACCCTGGTTCAGCTGTCTATCCACTGCCCTCGCCTGCAAGCACTG TCCTTATCCCACTGCGAGCTAATCACAGACGATGGCATCAGAGCTCTGAGCAGCAGTACCTGTGGTCAAGAGCGCCTAACCGTGGTGGAGCTGGACAACTGCCCCCTCATCACTGACGTTACCCTGGAGCACCTGAAGAGCTGCCATCGTCTGGAGCGCATTGAGCTCTACGACTGTCAGCAAGTCACCAGGGCTGGCATCAAACGCATCCGG GCCCACCTTCCGGAGATCAAAGTTCATGCCTACTTTGCTCCAGTGACACCCCCTCCCTCTGTACATGGAGGTGGCCAGCGTCTGTGCCGCTGCTGCATCATCCTCTGA